In bacterium, a single window of DNA contains:
- a CDS encoding glycosyltransferase produces the protein MFVGITSRRFRLKRIAILNELKRRFDVMHKPNIGEKRISPEEAVAVSSKSKIGLNESFSNGVNTRVFQVMACGRMLLSEYITNGLLDLFKDRYHLVTYKPNNFIELAEYYLTHEDKRGEIANRGYEEVIRYHTMYHRAEKLLSIVEKTPKKKRKNRVYYHFGNTALLLSQKWEQESKPTLTIAAKLLYNYIKINPNNHNTHILLGRLYTQLREFYKAEKSYKKAIKLKPEDSHAYISLGNLYYERELRDEAKRAYLKGLQCEGESKKDYRERIFICKTFFSHWQFI, from the coding sequence GTGTTTGTTGGAATTACGAGTAGGCGTTTTCGTCTCAAGAGAATTGCAATATTAAATGAACTAAAGAGAAGGTTTGATGTAATGCATAAACCAAATATAGGAGAGAAAAGAATTTCTCCAGAGGAAGCTGTAGCAGTGTCCAGTAAGTCAAAAATTGGTTTAAATGAGAGTTTTTCTAACGGTGTCAATACTAGAGTATTTCAGGTTATGGCTTGTGGTAGGATGCTTTTATCTGAGTACATTACAAACGGTCTTTTAGACCTATTCAAGGACAGATATCATTTAGTAACATATAAACCTAATAACTTTATAGAGCTTGCAGAATATTATTTAACTCATGAAGATAAACGTGGAGAGATTGCAAACCGAGGTTATGAAGAAGTGATAAGGTACCACACTATGTATCATCGAGCTGAGAAATTGCTCTCTATTGTGGAAAAAACTCCCAAAAAGAAAAGAAAAAACAGAGTCTACTACCACTTCGGTAATACTGCGCTTTTGCTCAGCCAGAAGTGGGAACAAGAATCTAAACCAACACTTACGATAGCTGCGAAGCTTCTTTATAATTACATCAAAATAAACCCGAATAATCACAATACTCATATTCTACTTGGTAGACTATATACACAACTGAGGGAATTTTACAAAGCAGAAAAAAGCTATAAAAAGGCTATAAAATTGAAGCCCGAAGATTCCCACGCATACATCTCGCTTGGAAATCTCTACTATGAAAGGGAATTGAGAGATGAGGCTAAAAGGGCTTATCTTAAAGGACTTCAATGTGAAGGAGAGAGCAAAAAAGACTACAGAGAAAGAATTTTCATTTGCAAGACTTTTTTTTCTCATTGGCAATTTATTTGA